The following is a genomic window from Gallus gallus isolate bGalGal1 chromosome 21, bGalGal1.mat.broiler.GRCg7b, whole genome shotgun sequence.
GCCCTTGGGACCTTGCATAGTAGGAATGGCCGGAATGCCTGTAGGGCAGTGGGAAATGGAGTAAGCCACAATGGAAGGACATGGGGAGAAGCCCCCCAGCACCTTCCCACCCGCCCTTGGAAGCACCAAGCAAGTCTCCAAGTGTTGTGACATTGCTCTTTCCAGTCTGCAACCGAGGCAGCCCAGCCACAGCAGGCTCAACGCTCACTCACCTGGCTCGCCTTTGGCTCCCTTCAGCCCATCCCGGCCGTCCCTGCCTGGCACACCTGGCATGCCTGGCAGGCCTGGAGCCCCATAGCAGCTGTGTGGGGGATCGCTGGTCACTGCAGACTCCAGACGCAGAAGTAGGAGGATGAGGGCAAGATGGAGTTGATCCCTAAAACTCTGCCCCATTTTGGTGCTCTGGAtcaagaaagggaaagaaagtgcTGGGATGAAAGGCCACAGTAAGGCAGCTTTCAGGACATGGGGCAAAAGAGGCACTGTGCTATGAGGGGCACAGCACCAAGAGCACCTggctgtgatggctgtgccttCAACATCATCTTACTGTACTAGCTGTCAGATGGTATGGATGCAGATGAGTGGAAGTAGAGCTCATCATCAGCCCCAGACAAACTGATGAAGTCTTGTGGTGCCCCATTTCCAGCCCCATGCTCTCCTGGTTCAGCATCCCAAGCCCTCTGCAGATATACACCCCACTGCAGAGCGCTgcaccctgcagccagctgaTCTCACccttcccccagcagcagcctgactTTCCTGATTCTGTCCACTAAGATCAAGACCCCATCATCCAAGGGACTCCCACGGCAGTGCTTGGCCCAGGGGCACTGGTCTTCCCCCAGCAAGGGCAGGCATGAGATATGTGCATTTGGGGTGCTGGCAGTgcctctgcctcctgctcctcttACCCCACCCAGCACTACATCATGCTGCAGCCCACCCCAAACAGCTGAGCCCTGAAACATCACTTACCTCTGGCACAGGATCCGGCGCTGTGgatccctgcctgctgccagcactgcctgctggcTCCAAACAACACGGGTCGGTCGCTGCAGTACCCTCCTGAAGGAAGTCACAGAGTTAGGAAAGCTCCGCATGGGAACACACAGCCTCTCCAGCTGAGTTTCACATCCTCTTGCCTGGCCATTTTCTTTGAGCAAGCACTTTCCTGGTCATCCAGCAAGACCCGCACTCGTGCCAGGTTtcatcactgcagcagcaggggctgagaGAACGGATGTGGGGTGAACCACAAGCAAGAAATGCACCACAAATCCTTCCTACCTTCCTTCTTCTTATCCTCTTCTCATTTCCGAGCAGATAGACAAGTGGGTAAGAAGCAGAACCTCAAACCATCTCCATGGAGCCAGGACAACTTGTGCAACAAAGGTCTGGTACAAGGACACCCCGGGCTGTGATGGGAGATGCTgttgcagaggcagcaggagctgatggTAGTGATTAAAGAACTGCTGCTCCTCAAGGCTGACTTCTCTACCTGCTTAGTGCTCAGGTTCCAGAATACCAGGTCAGGATGTTGTCCCTTGCAAGTGGGGAAAGGACAGATATAGGCTAGTCCCAGGGATTTCCCCTGTTCTTCCTCATAAATGAAGGCTTTGGCTGTATGCCCTGAtctctcctgcacagctgggGGTCTGTTCTTGGCCAGAAACAAGCTGGGATCGCTTCCCTGCTTGGACAGCTTGGGACAACCCAGGACATTGTTTGCTATAGCATGTggataggaaaagaaaacccaaacagaCATCAGGAAAGAAGAGGTTTATTTGCAGTGATGGGGAGGACGTGAGAGGTGATGCTGGTCTTGTGCCAGAGACGCGCTTACAGTGGTTAGAGATGCAAAAGCAGTGGCACACAGTGATTTCACACAGAGAGCCAGTGACAAGTAATCCCCTCTGGCACGAGGTCTGAGCATGGAGCCAGGAGCCTTTGACCTCCAGGAGGCACTGGGCTGAGCTGCCTGGCTCCTGCAGGCAAAAGGGACCTCTGCTGCTCAGTTGGAGGCCATCCCCTTTGCTGTCACATCAGGCCACCCCACGTCCTTGCAGGGCACAAACGcatgcaggcacacacacaggtGCTAAGCAGCTCTGGTCTGGGCAAATCAGAGGGCTGGCGGTCCATCAGCCCGTCTGAGGGTACAGCATGAAGCCGCTGAAGACGCTGTCTGCCTCGGAGCCGTGGTATATCAGGTTGCCTTTCGTCGGGATGGTGTTCACAGACACCCGGTCGCCCATGGCCAGGCTCAGCACGCTGCTGCCCGAGTTCACCTGCAGGATGTTGCGGCTGTTGTTGTCGCAGAAGCTGACCACGCGCTCCGCGTTCTTGGTGATGCTCAGGCAGAGGTCTCCGTTGGAGACCACTTGGTAGGCGAAGTAGTAAATCCCGGGGATGCTGCAGGTGAACTCCCCGGTCTGGGGGCTGTAGGAGTTCTCTTCGTTGGTGATGATGTTGTTGAACACCACCGTGGTGCCGCGGAATAGCGACATCGTCCGCGAGGCAGAGAaggcaggatgctgctgctgctggaagctgccGGCATTCCCCTTGGCCCCTTTGAGCCCCGGCATCCCTGGCATCCCTGGCAGCCCTGGTGGACCGTGGTAGCCCCGGTTCCCTGGGATGCCAGGAAGCCCTGATTCACCTTTGTCTCCTTTGGGTCCTCGGATGCCCGTCCTTGGTGCCGATCTCCCTGGGGAGAGGCAGTGGGGAGTCACCATTCATGCCGTGGTCGGTGTGCCCACAGCACTCCCACATCCCTGGCTCACCCTTACCTGGCTCTCCCACATCACCCTTCTGCCCTGGCCTCCCATCAAGGCCGGGGATCCCTGGAAAGCCATCCTTGCCGTTTGGTGCCCGACACACCCCATCCTCAAGCTGTTccatgcccagcactgctgccagggAGCTGGTCACCAGCCAAAGGCTGAGCTGCATCGTGTCTCCCTGCAAGCACAgcatgggggggttggggttgaGGTGAGCACACAAGAAACATACACATGGTGCATGCAGCAGTGGGTGCAGCTTGAATACAGACATACAAACATAAATACATGCTTTCCTCCAGGTCTGTGGGCACGTGCAGTGTGCAGACACAAGCGTGTGCTCAGACACAGACCTACCATGCCACCTATGTGCTGCCTGACTCAGGTACCCAGATGCCATGCGCAACATTGAAAATAACATTGCTGTTTCATTGCATAATCTGAAATGTTACTGAAAAGCTCTAACGTGCCCATGGTAGGGCTGTGGGACTTGGAGCAGGGCATAAAACCTCTGGTGTGCATCTTGGGGATGAATACATGAAATGCATTCAGGGACGGTAAAGAGATACAACAGACAGAGAGAAACAGGAAAgggtggaggaggaaagaaataaaagggcAAGAGGGATCTCCAGCACACAGACCTGGGACACCTGAACGTGTATTAAGAGATAGGAGCAGACCTGCAGAACCCAGCCATGTCCACATCCACGTGGTGGAGTGAAGGCTGATTTGCCCTCTGCATCATCTTATCCCCCTTTTCCTACTTCAGACACTTATAAAAGGGGACAGGCAGCAAGGGCTGGAAAGAGGTTCTGGAAGA
Proteins encoded in this region:
- the C1QA gene encoding complement C1q subcomponent subunit A isoform X1 — encoded protein: MQLSLWLVTSSLAAVLGMEQLEDGVCRAPNGKDGFPGIPGLDGRPGQKGDVGEPGRSAPRTGIRGPKGDKGESGLPGIPGNRGYHGPPGLPGMPGMPGLKGAKGNAGSFQQQQHPAFSASRTMSLFRGTTVVFNNIITNEENSYSPQTGEFTCSIPGIYYFAYQVVSNGDLCLSITKNAERVVSFCDNNSRNILQVNSGSSVLSLAMGDRVSVNTIPTKGNLIYHGSEADSVFSGFMLYPQTG
- the C1QA gene encoding complement C1q subcomponent subunit A isoform X2, which produces MQTSETWLVLFRSLFRKLCACNSTSPALLPRESCQQTEQPAPTALFSAQQGGRSAPRTGIRGPKGDKGESGLPGIPGNRGYHGPPGLPGMPGMPGLKGAKGNAGSFQQQQHPAFSASRTMSLFRGTTVVFNNIITNEENSYSPQTGEFTCSIPGIYYFAYQVVSNGDLCLSITKNAERVVSFCDNNSRNILQVNSGSSVLSLAMGDRVSVNTIPTKGNLIYHGSEADSVFSGFMLYPQTG